In the Silurus meridionalis isolate SWU-2019-XX chromosome 6, ASM1480568v1, whole genome shotgun sequence genome, one interval contains:
- the cckar gene encoding cholecystokinin receptor type A isoform X2 codes for METFTIHDMLINSTDIYKLLCEFAFRNMSECENASDPTNFSPSLEPKDINQTVRIILYCVIFLLSVLGNSLIITVLVRNRRMRTVTNLFLLSLAVSDLMLCVFCMPFTLIPNLMKNFVFGSGICKVATYFMGISVTVSTFNLVAISLERYSAICNPLTSRTWQTKSHAAKVISATWLLSFLLMVPYPISSTLVPYRRTNNSTGNMCRHIWPSDIIQQSWYVFLLLILILVPGIVMMTAYGLISVELYRGIRFEMANRKASRERQSSTGSLKPSECDGCYLQPSKKKRSDASISQQSALLVSSSRPKLNRVCSNSPTANLMAKKRVIRMLLVIVVLFFLCWTPVFAANAWRAFDKRSADRLLSGAPISFIHLLSYTSACVNPIIYCFMNKRFRQGMLATFPCCTGQPEREGRGSGRLSAGGGAGGGGALGTLGCAVGEGKENTQSSGTLTRLTSSSVRGSAQA; via the exons ATGGAGACATTCACTATACACGACATGCTCATTAACAGCACGGACATCTACAAACTGTTGTGTGAATTCGCCTTCAGGAACATGTCCGAGTGCGAGAACGCGAGCGACCCGACAAACTTCTCACCTTCCCTGGAGCCTAAAG ATATAAACCAGACGGTGCGGATCATTCTCTACTGTGTGATCTTCCTGCTGAGTGTTCTGGGGAACAGTTTGATCATCACAGTGCTGGTGAGGAATCGACGCATGCGAACCGTCACCAACCTGTTCCTGCTCTCTCTGGCAGTCAGCGACCTGATGCTGTGCGTGTTCTGCATGCCTTTCACCCTCATTCCCAACCTGATGAAGAACTTCGTCTTTGGCAGCGGTATTTGTAAAGTGGCCACCTACTTTATGG GTATCTCAGTGACCGTGTCCACGTTCAACCTGGTGGCCATCTCTCTGGAGCGCTACAGCGCCATCTGCAATCCACTAACATCGCGCACATGGCAGACCAAATCTCACGCCGCCAAGGTCATCAGCGCCACGTGGCTGCTGTCCTTCCTGCTCATGGTGCCGTACCCAATCTCCAGCACGCTTGTGCCCTATCGCCGCACCAACAACAGCACGGGCAACATGTGCCGCCACATCTGGCCCAGCGACATCATCCAGCAGTCATG GTACGTGTTCCTGTTATTGATCCTCATCCTGGTGCCAGGAATTGTGATGATGACAGCATATGGGCTAATCTCTGTTGAGCTATACAGAGGAATCAGGTTTGAAATGGCGAACAGAAAGGCAAGCCGAG AGAGACAGAGCAGCACAGGAAGCCTAAAGCCCAGTGAGTGTGATGGCTGCTATCTTCAGCCCTCCAAAAAGAAGCGCTCAGATGCATCCATCAGTCAGCAGTCGGCCCTTCTCGTTTCCAGCAGCAGACCCAAGCTGAACCGTGTATGCAGCAACAGCCCCACAGCCAACCTGATGGCCAAAAAACGTGTGATCCGCATGCTGTTGGTCATCGTGGTGCTCTTTTTTCTCTGCTGGACACCCGTGTTTGCGGCGAATGCCTGGCGGGCGTTCGACAAGCGCTCGGCTGACCGCCTGCTCTCCGGAGCTCCCATCTCCTTCATCCACCTGCTTTCGTACACCTCCGCATGCGTCAACCCCATCATCTACTGCTTCATGAACAAGCGCTTTCGTCAAGGCATGCTGGCCACATTCCCATGCTGCACCGGGCAACCCGAGAGAGAGGGCCGCGGCAGCGGGCGCCTTAGTGCCGGAGGAGGTGCAGGAGGAGGTGGTGCGCTTGGAACTCTGGGATGCGCTGTTGGAGAAGGGAAGGAGAACACACAGTCCAGTGGTACACTCACCAGGCTGACCTCCAGCAGCGTCCGCGGGTCAGCACAGGCATAG
- the cckar gene encoding cholecystokinin receptor type A isoform X1, giving the protein METFTIHDMLINSTDIYKLLCEFAFRNMSECENASDPTNFSPSLEPKADINQTVRIILYCVIFLLSVLGNSLIITVLVRNRRMRTVTNLFLLSLAVSDLMLCVFCMPFTLIPNLMKNFVFGSGICKVATYFMGISVTVSTFNLVAISLERYSAICNPLTSRTWQTKSHAAKVISATWLLSFLLMVPYPISSTLVPYRRTNNSTGNMCRHIWPSDIIQQSWYVFLLLILILVPGIVMMTAYGLISVELYRGIRFEMANRKASRERQSSTGSLKPSECDGCYLQPSKKKRSDASISQQSALLVSSSRPKLNRVCSNSPTANLMAKKRVIRMLLVIVVLFFLCWTPVFAANAWRAFDKRSADRLLSGAPISFIHLLSYTSACVNPIIYCFMNKRFRQGMLATFPCCTGQPEREGRGSGRLSAGGGAGGGGALGTLGCAVGEGKENTQSSGTLTRLTSSSVRGSAQA; this is encoded by the exons ATGGAGACATTCACTATACACGACATGCTCATTAACAGCACGGACATCTACAAACTGTTGTGTGAATTCGCCTTCAGGAACATGTCCGAGTGCGAGAACGCGAGCGACCCGACAAACTTCTCACCTTCCCTGGAGCCTAAAG CAGATATAAACCAGACGGTGCGGATCATTCTCTACTGTGTGATCTTCCTGCTGAGTGTTCTGGGGAACAGTTTGATCATCACAGTGCTGGTGAGGAATCGACGCATGCGAACCGTCACCAACCTGTTCCTGCTCTCTCTGGCAGTCAGCGACCTGATGCTGTGCGTGTTCTGCATGCCTTTCACCCTCATTCCCAACCTGATGAAGAACTTCGTCTTTGGCAGCGGTATTTGTAAAGTGGCCACCTACTTTATGG GTATCTCAGTGACCGTGTCCACGTTCAACCTGGTGGCCATCTCTCTGGAGCGCTACAGCGCCATCTGCAATCCACTAACATCGCGCACATGGCAGACCAAATCTCACGCCGCCAAGGTCATCAGCGCCACGTGGCTGCTGTCCTTCCTGCTCATGGTGCCGTACCCAATCTCCAGCACGCTTGTGCCCTATCGCCGCACCAACAACAGCACGGGCAACATGTGCCGCCACATCTGGCCCAGCGACATCATCCAGCAGTCATG GTACGTGTTCCTGTTATTGATCCTCATCCTGGTGCCAGGAATTGTGATGATGACAGCATATGGGCTAATCTCTGTTGAGCTATACAGAGGAATCAGGTTTGAAATGGCGAACAGAAAGGCAAGCCGAG AGAGACAGAGCAGCACAGGAAGCCTAAAGCCCAGTGAGTGTGATGGCTGCTATCTTCAGCCCTCCAAAAAGAAGCGCTCAGATGCATCCATCAGTCAGCAGTCGGCCCTTCTCGTTTCCAGCAGCAGACCCAAGCTGAACCGTGTATGCAGCAACAGCCCCACAGCCAACCTGATGGCCAAAAAACGTGTGATCCGCATGCTGTTGGTCATCGTGGTGCTCTTTTTTCTCTGCTGGACACCCGTGTTTGCGGCGAATGCCTGGCGGGCGTTCGACAAGCGCTCGGCTGACCGCCTGCTCTCCGGAGCTCCCATCTCCTTCATCCACCTGCTTTCGTACACCTCCGCATGCGTCAACCCCATCATCTACTGCTTCATGAACAAGCGCTTTCGTCAAGGCATGCTGGCCACATTCCCATGCTGCACCGGGCAACCCGAGAGAGAGGGCCGCGGCAGCGGGCGCCTTAGTGCCGGAGGAGGTGCAGGAGGAGGTGGTGCGCTTGGAACTCTGGGATGCGCTGTTGGAGAAGGGAAGGAGAACACACAGTCCAGTGGTACACTCACCAGGCTGACCTCCAGCAGCGTCCGCGGGTCAGCACAGGCATAG